One genomic region from Paroceanicella profunda encodes:
- a CDS encoding YfbK domain-containing protein, whose translation MTPPAPTTDPLHRLGAALAAAPPEVDATARARTIAAALASGTTVVEADGAASASTTAAEAEGTTSARTAIAEAEGAASARTTDAEAEGAAPASTTAAEAEGAASDRTAIAEVEGAASARTTAAEAEDPVPASTTVAEAEGTASAGPPPPAGAPRAPAAPSAPRHMATASPSGTPSAPGAGQPAGPDQGPPAEALQASTPSTPETAQRGSAGAVPAPASSMTTGSPTGARVPQTGQPDAPAGARERAAAPAGGAAPARPGPGGTVGRDGAAEPGRATAGAARRRAATPVRHGALASARRKLSWPRGRRSPALIVGGGLAALVAVALLPILPQPEVPAELRMALEGGGAASIPDQQVRIPPPGTGAAPPPALSPLPAGTAQRQTAERRVSGFTLAPQTGALSQLRNTLARGVFPAPGAVPVEALVNAFAYDWPAPRPGDPVPLRLSAALIPTPWNPETRLLRIGIRGAVRGIPDRPPLSLVLVADLGAPEDIALLRAGLGEALDGLGPDDRVAVLGPSGETLLAPLAATERARILAALAEPNPGPSVQEGLAAGLALADRLRTDHPGIETRVILASDVALPQLPQSTRGIPVSLLGLGDTDLPDARAGEGVVALVDSPASARRALASSLADGMSAARDARVQVEFNPATVMRYRYVGATARDGADDTRGSGLLEQGGGGVAVDPGHTVTALYEITPAPLPDTRSAKRGTADSAAGGAAPSGSGTDLALVRLRYSTASDTESRLTTLDVPAAPATPGPADSIALRETRFAAAVAGFGLLLEGRRDLGAWGFAEAAALARDAAGPDESGRRAALAALIDTAAELAAAPR comes from the coding sequence ATGACCCCCCCGGCCCCCACCACCGACCCGCTCCACCGGCTCGGCGCCGCCCTCGCCGCGGCGCCCCCGGAGGTCGATGCCACGGCCCGGGCCCGCACCATCGCCGCAGCGCTCGCATCCGGCACCACGGTTGTGGAAGCGGACGGTGCCGCGTCGGCCAGCACCACGGCTGCGGAGGCGGAGGGCACCACGTCGGCGCGCACCGCGATTGCGGAGGCGGAGGGCGCCGCGTCGGCCCGCACCACGGATGCGGAGGCGGAGGGTGCCGCGCCGGCCAGCACCACGGCTGCGGAGGCGGAGGGCGCCGCGTCGGACCGCACCGCGATTGCGGAGGTGGAGGGCGCCGCGTCGGCCCGCACCACCGCTGCGGAGGCAGAGGATCCCGTGCCAGCCAGCACCACGGTTGCGGAGGCGGAGGGCACCGCATCAGCCGGCCCTCCGCCACCCGCAGGCGCACCGCGTGCCCCCGCCGCGCCGTCAGCCCCGAGGCACATGGCGACGGCGTCGCCCTCCGGCACGCCGTCAGCACCGGGCGCGGGGCAGCCCGCCGGGCCGGATCAGGGCCCGCCCGCAGAGGCCTTGCAAGCCTCCACCCCGTCAACGCCGGAGACGGCGCAGCGCGGCAGCGCGGGCGCCGTGCCTGCACCGGCATCGTCGATGACCACCGGCTCGCCCACCGGAGCACGTGTGCCGCAGACGGGCCAGCCGGATGCCCCGGCCGGGGCGCGGGAGCGGGCGGCGGCACCTGCCGGTGGCGCGGCTCCGGCCAGGCCGGGCCCGGGAGGCACCGTGGGGCGCGATGGTGCGGCGGAGCCCGGCCGGGCGACCGCCGGGGCGGCCCGGCGCAGGGCCGCCACACCGGTGCGGCACGGAGCGCTTGCTTCTGCCCGGCGCAAGCTGTCCTGGCCGAGGGGGCGGCGCTCACCCGCGCTGATCGTGGGCGGCGGGCTGGCTGCGCTGGTGGCCGTCGCGCTGCTGCCGATCCTGCCGCAGCCGGAGGTGCCCGCCGAGCTGCGCATGGCGCTGGAGGGCGGCGGCGCGGCGAGCATCCCGGACCAGCAGGTCCGGATCCCCCCGCCCGGCACCGGCGCGGCCCCGCCGCCTGCGCTCTCGCCCCTGCCCGCCGGCACAGCACAGCGCCAGACCGCGGAACGGCGGGTGTCCGGCTTCACCCTCGCTCCGCAGACCGGCGCGCTCTCGCAGCTGCGCAACACCCTGGCACGCGGCGTGTTTCCCGCCCCCGGCGCCGTGCCGGTGGAGGCGCTGGTGAACGCCTTCGCCTATGACTGGCCGGCGCCGCGCCCCGGAGACCCGGTGCCGCTGCGCCTCTCCGCCGCGCTCATCCCCACGCCGTGGAACCCGGAGACGCGGCTGCTGCGCATCGGCATCCGCGGCGCGGTGCGCGGCATTCCGGACAGGCCGCCCCTGTCACTGGTGCTGGTGGCCGACCTGGGCGCGCCGGAGGATATCGCGCTGCTGCGTGCCGGGCTGGGCGAGGCGCTGGACGGGCTGGGGCCGGACGACAGGGTCGCGGTGCTCGGGCCCTCGGGGGAGACGCTGCTGGCCCCGCTGGCGGCCACCGAGCGGGCGCGCATTCTCGCCGCCCTCGCGGAGCCGAACCCGGGGCCGTCGGTGCAGGAGGGCCTGGCGGCGGGCCTCGCCCTCGCGGACCGGCTGCGCACGGACCATCCGGGCATCGAGACCCGGGTGATCCTGGCCAGCGACGTCGCCCTGCCGCAACTGCCCCAGAGCACGCGCGGCATCCCTGTCTCGCTGCTCGGGCTGGGGGACACGGACCTGCCCGACGCGCGCGCCGGGGAGGGCGTGGTGGCGCTGGTCGACAGCCCCGCCTCCGCCCGGCGCGCCCTTGCCAGCTCGCTGGCGGACGGGATGAGTGCGGCGCGCGATGCCCGCGTTCAGGTGGAGTTCAACCCCGCCACGGTGATGCGCTACCGCTACGTGGGCGCCACCGCGCGGGACGGCGCCGATGACACGCGCGGCTCGGGCCTGCTGGAACAGGGCGGCGGCGGGGTGGCGGTGGACCCCGGCCACACCGTGACCGCGCTCTACGAGATCACCCCCGCGCCGCTGCCCGACACCCGAAGCGCGAAGCGCGGCACTGCCGACAGCGCCGCAGGCGGGGCCGCCCCGTCCGGCTCCGGCACCGACCTCGCGCTGGTGCGGCTGCGCTACAGCACCGCGAGCGATACCGAAAGCCGGCTCACCACCCTCGACGTGCCCGCCGCCCCCGCGACGCCGGGCCCCGCGGACAGCATCGCGCTGCGCGAGACACGCTTCGCCGCGGCGGTCGCGGGGTTCGGGCTGTTGCTGGAGGGGCGCCGGGACCTGGGCGCCTGGGGCTTCGCGGAGGCCGCCGCCCTGGCCCGCGACGCCGCCGGCCCGGACGAAAGCGGCCGCCGCGCCGCCCTCGCCGCCCTGATCGACACCGCCGCCGAACTCGCCGCCGCCCCGCGCTGA
- a CDS encoding hybrid sensor histidine kinase/response regulator, whose protein sequence is MFDAGLTLRLANSRFREMFALPPELTRPGASFEAIIRCMTERGEYGPGDVEEMVAHRVEKARRFEPHYFERERPDGRVISIEGHPLTPGGWVTVYTDITAIRAQERLLRARSETLSEKLLAHSEDLARANRELATTIADLREAKSALAESEARIRLITRMTPAHIAHLDLTQTYTWSNDQLPLVIPGATGQVVGRGIAQVLGPEAYNIIRPELDRALAGEARAFQFSLSDGPRWLRAAFTPDLDETGRVQGVYILSVDMTEEARARQALSHTAKRELAAQLTSGLAHDFSNILTVILGLQSRLGGMDLPPKAREAVAATRAAAERGGALIERLGSISGARSLTPRPTDPAELLSGLLPLARPALPDQVVLELETVPREPVLVDSGFLQDAVLNLILNARDALDGQPGRITLGAVLTAERLEITVADTGPGFTEEALTRATQPFFTTKRGAPGSGLGLAMVYDFARASGGRLRLANAPGGGARVTIALPARRPAALPPGLVLLAEDDADIRDALREDLVALGHTVIEAGTGEEAARLLAQVEGIGLVLSDLVLGPGLSGLDLARGIRQATVCAPDALPDRATIGDGAPAPPSGTLPRTTPSPAGQPTGAPAGTAAPPDAAPPPAAPPVAATAAGGPPVTAAPPDAAPSGARGTRAAPPAAPSGAHLDRFASPAASLSEASPAGAAPPGAAPSARHLQAGAAGRAAPLPRLVLMTGLPPDDPRRQEAARLATLLPKPFTRAELAACLASIT, encoded by the coding sequence GTGTTCGACGCGGGGCTGACCCTGCGGCTGGCCAACAGCCGCTTCCGCGAGATGTTCGCCCTGCCGCCCGAGCTCACCCGCCCCGGCGCCTCCTTCGAGGCGATCATCCGCTGCATGACCGAGCGCGGCGAATACGGGCCGGGAGACGTGGAGGAGATGGTCGCCCACCGGGTGGAGAAAGCCCGCCGCTTCGAGCCGCACTACTTCGAGCGCGAGCGCCCCGACGGCCGGGTGATCTCCATCGAGGGCCACCCGCTGACGCCGGGTGGCTGGGTCACCGTCTACACCGACATCACGGCGATCCGCGCGCAGGAGCGCCTTCTGCGCGCCCGTTCCGAAACCCTGTCGGAAAAGCTGCTGGCCCATTCGGAGGACCTGGCCCGCGCCAACCGCGAGCTTGCCACCACCATCGCGGACCTGCGCGAGGCGAAATCGGCGCTGGCCGAGAGCGAGGCGCGCATCCGCCTCATCACCCGGATGACCCCGGCGCATATCGCCCATCTCGACCTCACGCAGACCTACACCTGGTCGAACGACCAGCTTCCGCTGGTGATCCCCGGGGCGACGGGGCAGGTGGTCGGGCGCGGCATCGCGCAGGTGCTGGGGCCGGAAGCCTACAACATCATCCGCCCGGAACTGGACCGCGCGCTGGCCGGCGAGGCGCGCGCCTTCCAGTTCTCGCTCTCCGACGGGCCGCGCTGGCTGCGCGCCGCCTTCACCCCGGACCTCGACGAGACCGGCAGGGTGCAGGGCGTCTACATCCTCTCGGTGGACATGACCGAGGAGGCCCGCGCCCGCCAGGCGCTCAGCCACACCGCCAAGCGCGAGCTGGCCGCGCAGCTCACCAGCGGGCTGGCGCATGATTTCTCCAACATCCTTACGGTGATTCTCGGCCTGCAGTCCCGGCTCGGCGGGATGGATCTGCCGCCGAAGGCGCGTGAGGCGGTGGCCGCCACCCGGGCGGCGGCGGAGCGCGGCGGCGCGCTGATCGAGCGGCTGGGCAGCATTTCCGGCGCGCGCAGCCTCACCCCGCGCCCGACGGACCCGGCGGAGCTGCTGAGCGGCCTGCTGCCGCTCGCCCGCCCCGCGCTGCCCGACCAGGTGGTGCTGGAGCTGGAGACCGTGCCGCGCGAGCCGGTGCTGGTCGATTCCGGCTTCCTGCAGGACGCGGTGCTGAACCTCATCCTGAACGCGCGCGATGCGCTGGACGGCCAGCCCGGGCGCATCACCCTCGGCGCCGTCCTCACCGCGGAGCGGCTGGAGATCACCGTGGCCGACACCGGCCCGGGCTTCACCGAGGAGGCCCTCACCCGCGCCACCCAGCCCTTCTTCACCACCAAGCGCGGCGCGCCGGGCTCCGGCCTCGGGCTGGCGATGGTCTATGATTTCGCGCGCGCCTCCGGCGGGCGGCTGCGGCTGGCGAATGCGCCGGGCGGTGGCGCCCGGGTCACCATCGCGCTGCCGGCGCGGCGCCCGGCCGCCCTGCCGCCGGGCCTCGTCCTGCTGGCCGAGGACGACGCGGACATCCGCGACGCGCTGCGCGAGGACCTCGTGGCCCTCGGCCACACCGTGATCGAGGCCGGAACGGGGGAGGAGGCCGCCCGCCTCCTCGCGCAGGTGGAGGGCATCGGCCTCGTCCTCTCCGACCTGGTGCTGGGCCCCGGCCTCTCCGGCCTCGACCTCGCGCGCGGGATCCGGCAGGCCACGGTCTGCGCCCCCGACGCGCTCCCGGACCGGGCAACCATCGGCGACGGCGCGCCCGCCCCGCCCTCCGGCACATTGCCGCGGACCACCCCCTCGCCCGCCGGCCAGCCGACAGGAGCCCCCGCCGGCACCGCCGCGCCGCCCGACGCCGCGCCTCCCCCTGCAGCGCCACCCGTCGCCGCGACGGCGGCCGGAGGTCCCCCCGTCACCGCCGCGCCTCCCGACGCCGCGCCATCCGGTGCCCGTGGCACCCGAGCCGCGCCTCCTGCTGCGCCGTCCGGCGCGCATCTCGACCGCTTCGCATCTCCCGCCGCGTCACTGTCCGAAGCCTCGCCCGCCGGCGCCGCGCCTCCCGGTGCTGCGCCCTCCGCCCGGCACCTGCAGGCCGGCGCCGCCGGGCGCGCCGCCCCGCTGCCGCGCCTGGTGCTGATGACCGGCCTGCCGCCGGACGACCCGCGCCGGCAGGAGGCGGCCCGCCTCGCCACCCTCCTGCCGAAGCCCTTCACCCGCGCCGAGCTGGCCGCCTGCCTCGCGAGCATCACATGA
- a CDS encoding RNA polymerase sigma factor, whose protein sequence is MDPDDDTLAMAARTGDAAALGALLERHYDRVFRLAYRILGNRAEAEDLTQEICLALPRRLAGFRGEARFTSWLHRVVVNAARDLMRRNATRARAGAGWGEAEHLARAEAEGRAEEARWLEAAMSALSPALRETVALVLGEEMTHAEAAAALGLSEGTVSWRLSEVRRLLRDRAREEEIA, encoded by the coding sequence ATGGACCCGGATGACGACACGCTTGCCATGGCCGCCCGGACGGGCGACGCAGCCGCCCTCGGGGCGCTGCTGGAGCGGCATTACGACCGGGTGTTCCGGCTGGCCTACCGCATCCTGGGCAACCGCGCGGAGGCGGAGGATCTCACCCAGGAGATCTGCCTCGCCCTGCCCCGGCGGCTGGCGGGCTTCCGCGGCGAGGCCCGCTTCACCTCATGGCTGCACCGCGTGGTGGTGAATGCTGCCCGTGACCTGATGCGCCGCAACGCCACCCGCGCCCGCGCCGGCGCCGGGTGGGGCGAGGCCGAGCACCTGGCCCGCGCCGAGGCCGAGGGCCGCGCCGAGGAAGCCCGCTGGCTGGAGGCGGCGATGTCCGCCCTCAGCCCGGCGCTGCGCGAAACCGTGGCGCTGGTGCTGGGCGAGGAGATGACCCATGCCGAGGCCGCCGCAGCCCTCGGCCTGTCCGAGGGCACCGTTAGCTGGCGCCTGTCCGAAGTGCGCCGGCTGCTGCGCGACCGCGCCCGCGAAGAGGAGATCGCATGA
- a CDS encoding response regulator transcription factor, protein MTAPLIALLDDEPEIRVLLASALEEAGFRTVAFGRVAEFETGLRRITPDVCLVDLGLPDQDGLALVWRLARETGAAIIIISGRARVQDRITGLELGADDYITKPFDPAEVVTRVRVLLRRGRARPETPLARARFSGWQADFDRHLLTAPDGEDAALSRAEGALLRLFLDQPNRLLSREQMQDRLGGGAGSGFDRAMDVRISRLRVKLREDPRNPRFIKTIYGAGYIFVGDVDWR, encoded by the coding sequence ATGACCGCGCCGCTCATCGCCCTGCTCGACGACGAGCCGGAGATCCGCGTCCTCCTCGCCTCCGCGCTGGAGGAGGCCGGGTTCCGCACCGTCGCCTTCGGCCGGGTGGCGGAGTTCGAGACCGGCCTGAGGCGCATCACCCCGGATGTCTGCCTGGTGGACCTCGGCCTGCCGGACCAGGACGGGCTGGCGCTGGTCTGGCGGCTGGCGCGCGAGACCGGTGCTGCGATCATCATCATCTCCGGCCGTGCCCGGGTGCAGGACCGCATCACCGGGCTGGAACTGGGCGCGGACGACTACATCACCAAGCCCTTCGACCCGGCCGAGGTGGTGACCCGCGTGCGCGTGCTGCTGCGCCGGGGCCGGGCCCGGCCCGAGACGCCGCTGGCCCGGGCGCGCTTCTCCGGCTGGCAGGCGGATTTCGACCGTCACCTGCTCACCGCGCCCGATGGCGAGGACGCGGCCCTGTCGCGCGCCGAGGGTGCCCTGCTGCGCCTGTTCCTCGACCAGCCCAACCGGCTGCTGAGCCGCGAGCAGATGCAGGACCGCCTCGGCGGCGGCGCCGGCTCCGGCTTCGACCGGGCGATGGACGTGCGCATCAGCCGCCTGCGCGTGAAGCTGCGCGAGGACCCGCGCAACCCGCGTTTCATCAAGACGATCTACGGCGCGGGCTACATCTTCGTCGGCGACGTCGACTGGAGGTGA